Proteins encoded together in one Methanosarcinales archaeon window:
- a CDS encoding LemA family protein: MNSKNILLGVIGAIVLVALLFGGWFLSTYNGLVTAQEGVDAGWAQVESQYQRRADLIPNLVATVKGFAAQEENIFIEVTKYRSQWGAAKTQEDKIEAANGMDSAISRLLMVSENYPQLKSNENFLALQAQLEGTENRIAVERMRYNENVRDYNTRIKKMPASIVAGMYGFGPRLYFEADKGAEVAPKVKFNE; the protein is encoded by the coding sequence ATGAATTCAAAGAATATTTTACTTGGAGTTATTGGCGCGATAGTGTTAGTAGCGCTGCTGTTCGGAGGCTGGTTCTTATCCACATATAACGGTCTTGTTACCGCCCAGGAAGGAGTTGATGCAGGATGGGCACAGGTTGAAAGCCAGTACCAGAGGCGTGCTGACCTTATCCCGAACCTTGTCGCGACTGTGAAAGGTTTCGCAGCCCAGGAAGAGAATATATTCATTGAGGTGACAAAATACAGGAGCCAGTGGGGTGCGGCAAAAACACAGGAGGATAAGATAGAGGCTGCAAACGGTATGGATTCGGCGATTTCAAGGCTGCTTATGGTATCTGAGAACTATCCACAATTAAAGTCAAATGAGAACTTCCTTGCTCTACAGGCACAGCTTGAAGGCACTGAAAACCGAATCGCTGTGGAAAGGATGCGTTATAATGAAAACGTCAGGGATTACAATACGCGCATCAAAAAGATGCCTGCATCAATCGTTGCCGGAATGTATGGTTTTGGTCCGAGGTTATATTTCGAAGCTGATAAAGGCGCAGAAGTAGCGCCGAAAGTTAAATTTAACGAATAG